A genome region from Anopheles stephensi strain Indian chromosome 2, UCI_ANSTEP_V1.0, whole genome shotgun sequence includes the following:
- the LOC118517540 gene encoding sarcoplasmic calcium-binding protein isoform X2: MSFALLRSHIRPAIAVIEWQVWALSSTRAFTDFSATTVKTTEEKNYLKQCQPAQSFISTSVRKYSKKTAAPERAYNSDSDSDSDDERDGAPRQQRQRKERGNSEFWRRKMRTLHGVLDVNKDGVISYDDFMLLTEKFASLGHLDVKAKNEFRDIMRTTWEQQWGEITPYNLVTVEQYLSEMHHVVNDKDLKKKVHRFLPYLYKAVDKDRSGSISLNEFKLFFRCLGLTEENAAVSFAVIDKNGDGQITLDEFVKLGKDFFVSEKETHVSRMFWGPLVDH; this comes from the exons ATGTCTTTCGCGCTGTTACGAAGCCATATCCGACCAGCGATAGCTGTGATCGAGTGGCAGGTATGGGCCCTGTCTTCCACACGGGCATTTACCGATTTTTCGGCCACCACAGTGAAG ACGACCGAAGAAAAGAACTACCTGAAGCAGTGCCAACCCGCCCAGAGCTTCATCTCTACATCCGTCCGCAAGTACTCGAAGAAAACGGCCGCCCCAGAACGTGCGTACAACAGCGATTCCGACTCGGACTCGGATGACGAGCGTGACGGTGCTCCGCGGCAGCAGCGCCAGCGCAAGGAGCGT GGCAACTCGGAGTTTTGGCGGCGCAAGATGCGCACCCTGCACGGTGTGCTGGACGTCAACAAGGATGGCGTGATCTCGTACGACGACTTTATGCTGCTGACCGAGAAATTCGCCTCGCTGGGCCATCTTGACGTGAAGGCGAAGAACGAGTTCCGTGACATTATGAGA ACCACCTGGGAGCAGCAGTGGGGAGAAATTACGCCCTACAATCTAGTTACCGTGGAGCAGTACCTGTCCGAGATGCATCACGTGGTCAACGATAAGGATCTCAAGAAGAAGGTGCACCGCTTCTTgccctacctgtacaag GCCGTTGACAAGGATCGTTCGGGGTCGATCTCGTTGAACGAGTTCAAGCTGTTCTTCCGCTGTCTAGGTCTGACCGAGGAGAATGCAGCCGTCTCGTTTGCGGTGATCGATAAGAATGGCGACGGACAGATCACGCTCGACGAGTTCGTGAAGCTCGGCAAAGACTTCTTCGTCAGCGAGAAGGAAACGCACGTTTCGCGCATGTTCTGGGGACCGCTGGTCGATCATTAG
- the LOC118517540 gene encoding sarcoplasmic calcium-binding protein isoform X1, with protein MSFALLRSHIRPAIAVIEWQVWALSSTRAFTDFSATTVKTTEEKNYLKQCQPAQSFISTSVRKYSKKTAAPERAYNSDSDSDSDDERDGAPRQQRQRKERVFHLPERNTGNSEFWRRKMRTLHGVLDVNKDGVISYDDFMLLTEKFASLGHLDVKAKNEFRDIMRTTWEQQWGEITPYNLVTVEQYLSEMHHVVNDKDLKKKVHRFLPYLYKAVDKDRSGSISLNEFKLFFRCLGLTEENAAVSFAVIDKNGDGQITLDEFVKLGKDFFVSEKETHVSRMFWGPLVDH; from the exons ATGTCTTTCGCGCTGTTACGAAGCCATATCCGACCAGCGATAGCTGTGATCGAGTGGCAGGTATGGGCCCTGTCTTCCACACGGGCATTTACCGATTTTTCGGCCACCACAGTGAAG ACGACCGAAGAAAAGAACTACCTGAAGCAGTGCCAACCCGCCCAGAGCTTCATCTCTACATCCGTCCGCAAGTACTCGAAGAAAACGGCCGCCCCAGAACGTGCGTACAACAGCGATTCCGACTCGGACTCGGATGACGAGCGTGACGGTGCTCCGCGGCAGCAGCGCCAGCGCAAGGAGCGT GTCTTTCACTTGCCGGAAAGGAATACG GGCAACTCGGAGTTTTGGCGGCGCAAGATGCGCACCCTGCACGGTGTGCTGGACGTCAACAAGGATGGCGTGATCTCGTACGACGACTTTATGCTGCTGACCGAGAAATTCGCCTCGCTGGGCCATCTTGACGTGAAGGCGAAGAACGAGTTCCGTGACATTATGAGA ACCACCTGGGAGCAGCAGTGGGGAGAAATTACGCCCTACAATCTAGTTACCGTGGAGCAGTACCTGTCCGAGATGCATCACGTGGTCAACGATAAGGATCTCAAGAAGAAGGTGCACCGCTTCTTgccctacctgtacaag GCCGTTGACAAGGATCGTTCGGGGTCGATCTCGTTGAACGAGTTCAAGCTGTTCTTCCGCTGTCTAGGTCTGACCGAGGAGAATGCAGCCGTCTCGTTTGCGGTGATCGATAAGAATGGCGACGGACAGATCACGCTCGACGAGTTCGTGAAGCTCGGCAAAGACTTCTTCGTCAGCGAGAAGGAAACGCACGTTTCGCGCATGTTCTGGGGACCGCTGGTCGATCATTAG